A window from Desulfuromonas thiophila encodes these proteins:
- a CDS encoding cobalamin biosynthesis protein yields the protein MTTAVITFSPQGLKVMQRIASHMAVDQYLHQAIAAPPGVTPFERVVALTGEIFSRYEGLVYVAPCGVVVRAIAPLVDSKLRDPAVVCLDVGARHAMSVLSGHEGGANDLAIAVANITGAEPVISTTTEAVKDLIVGIGCRKGKSAADIVTAVTTALAGLELPLERVRLLATADVKAQEAGLLEAAAQLNIPLRVIDSDLIRHSTRPFGHSEFVASHVQLPAVSEPAALLAGRRTSLLLQKTAFNGITVAIARENCPSLA from the coding sequence ATGACCACGGCCGTGATCACTTTTTCACCGCAAGGTCTCAAGGTGATGCAGCGCATTGCCTCCCACATGGCCGTGGATCAGTACCTGCATCAGGCCATTGCCGCCCCGCCCGGCGTGACGCCGTTTGAGCGGGTTGTCGCCCTGACCGGTGAGATTTTCAGCCGCTACGAAGGCCTGGTGTATGTGGCACCATGCGGCGTGGTGGTGCGCGCTATTGCCCCGCTGGTCGACAGCAAACTGCGCGATCCGGCCGTGGTGTGCCTTGATGTCGGCGCGCGCCACGCCATGAGCGTGCTCAGCGGCCATGAGGGCGGTGCCAATGATCTGGCCATTGCCGTGGCCAATATCACCGGCGCGGAACCAGTGATCTCCACCACCACCGAGGCGGTCAAGGATCTCATCGTCGGCATCGGTTGCCGCAAAGGTAAAAGCGCCGCCGATATTGTCACCGCTGTCACCACGGCCTTGGCCGGGCTGGAGCTGCCGCTGGAGCGGGTGCGCTTGCTCGCCACGGCCGATGTTAAGGCGCAGGAGGCCGGGCTGCTGGAAGCGGCAGCGCAACTCAACATCCCGCTTCGGGTGATCGACTCCGACCTGATCCGCCACAGCACGCGGCCGTTCGGCCATTCGGAGTTTGTCGCCAGTCACGTACAACTGCCCGCGGTGAGTGAACCCGCGGCCCTACTTGCAGGACGGAGGACGTCATTACTACTTCAGAAAACAGCCTTCAACGGCATCACCGTGGCCATTGCCCGGGAAAACTGTCCCTCGTTGGCTTAG
- the cobJ gene encoding precorrin-3B C(17)-methyltransferase: MADRTARATEAICASEVIVGYGPYVDSIADLITDQQVITSGMMKESERCRAALDAARSGKRVALISSGDAGMYGMAGLAMEMAAADGDHIAMEVIPGVTAANSAAALLGAPLMLDSATISLSDLLVPWEMIVTRLEAVAAADLVVSLYNPRSKKRVMQLEEATRIFRAQRPGTTPVGIATAVGSADQQVVLTDLDHLLEQEVGMRSVVIIGNSTTCVMDGRMVTPRGYYEKKDREQE, encoded by the coding sequence ATTGCCGACCGCACCGCCCGCGCCACTGAGGCCATCTGCGCCAGTGAGGTGATCGTCGGTTACGGCCCTTACGTGGACAGCATTGCCGACCTGATCACGGATCAGCAGGTGATCACCTCGGGGATGATGAAAGAGTCCGAGCGCTGCCGCGCCGCCCTGGATGCGGCCCGCTCAGGCAAACGGGTGGCGCTGATTTCATCGGGCGATGCCGGGATGTACGGCATGGCCGGGCTGGCCATGGAGATGGCGGCGGCCGATGGCGACCACATTGCCATGGAGGTGATTCCCGGTGTGACCGCAGCCAACTCGGCAGCGGCCCTGCTCGGCGCACCGCTGATGCTCGACAGCGCCACCATCAGCCTCAGTGATCTGCTGGTGCCGTGGGAGATGATCGTCACCCGCCTCGAAGCCGTGGCCGCCGCCGATCTGGTGGTGTCGCTGTACAACCCGCGCAGCAAAAAGCGGGTGATGCAGCTCGAAGAGGCAACGCGCATTTTCCGCGCCCAGCGTCCCGGCACCACGCCGGTTGGCATTGCCACGGCTGTGGGCAGCGCCGATCAGCAGGTGGTGCTCACCGACCTCGACCATCTGCTGGAACAGGAGGTGGGCATGCGCTCGGTGGTGATCATCGGCAACTCCACTACCTGCGTGATGGATGGCCGCATGGTGACGCCGCGCGGCTACTATGAAAAAAAAGATCGCGAACAGGAATAA
- the cobK gene encoding precorrin-6A reductase, whose translation MNDAPHILLLGGTSETAPLAVKLATAGYQVLVSTATDAALAVGDHPAIHRRCGRLDRDQLAALIDQERMMAVIDATHPYARDVHQAARDAATHSQRPYLRYQRQALVEASGDVVTALDHDEAAQLACADGRPVLLTTGSRHLGPYVAAAQHNGIALYARMLNHPEAVAACEQAGLADNGRIFGRGPFSLEQNRALIRQYHIGVLVTKDSGRAGGVAEKLAAARLEQCRVIVVQRPDETTENTFDDMDRLVAALQQCCPVSTVSKIGEMK comes from the coding sequence ATGAATGACGCCCCCCACATTCTACTGCTCGGCGGCACCAGTGAAACCGCGCCCCTGGCCGTCAAACTGGCCACGGCAGGCTATCAGGTGCTGGTGTCGACGGCCACGGATGCCGCTCTCGCTGTCGGTGATCATCCGGCCATCCACCGCCGCTGCGGTCGTTTGGACCGCGACCAGCTTGCTGCGTTGATCGACCAAGAGCGGATGATGGCGGTCATCGACGCCACCCATCCCTATGCCCGCGACGTGCATCAGGCGGCACGCGATGCGGCCACGCACAGCCAGCGCCCCTACCTGCGCTATCAACGTCAGGCCTTGGTGGAGGCGTCCGGCGACGTGGTGACGGCCCTCGATCATGACGAAGCGGCCCAGCTGGCCTGCGCTGATGGGCGGCCGGTGCTACTCACCACCGGCTCGCGTCATCTCGGTCCCTATGTGGCGGCGGCCCAGCACAACGGCATCGCACTCTATGCCCGCATGCTCAATCATCCCGAAGCCGTGGCCGCCTGCGAGCAGGCCGGGTTAGCGGACAACGGGCGCATCTTCGGGCGTGGCCCGTTCAGTCTGGAACAGAACCGCGCCCTGATCCGCCAGTACCACATCGGCGTGCTGGTCACCAAGGACAGTGGCCGCGCCGGTGGCGTGGCGGAAAAGCTCGCAGCCGCCCGCCTGGAACAGTGCCGGGTGATCGTGGTGCAACGGCCCGACGAAACAACGGAGAATACATTTGACGACATGGACCGGCTGGTCGCAGCCCTCCAGCAGTGCTGCCCGGTCTCAACGGTCTCAAAGATTGGAGAAATGAAGTGA
- the cobA gene encoding uroporphyrinogen-III C-methyltransferase, whose amino-acid sequence MNKTTRVYLVGAGPGDSGLITVKGKRCLQRADVVLYDRLCNPALLGDVSPAAEQIYVGKNMGHHALPQEQINALLVEKAGEGKVVVRLKGGDPFVFGRGGEEIDTLAEAGIPFEVVPGVTAGFAAGAYAGIPLTHRDFTTSVTLVTGHVNTRKNAQRDIDWPALGRGHGTLVFYMGLTNIATICDELIRHGRAADTPMAVVSHASTPQQRTLIATLADAPQQVAQQGVTSPAVILVGDVVTLHERLDWFQRRLTPEATSAQPQPKASATTPQDDSARTNILIFTGNGKGKSTAAFGMALRAVGHGQRVRILQFMKNDPDVGELAALERLGVPLEQCGLGFVPKPEHPLYAAHRDAAEHGLARAEAAIFSGNHDLIILDEVCGSVARGLLDEHKVVDVLRRAPAPLTLVLTGRHAGPALIDLADTVSEIQPVKHAFEQGIPARKGVEF is encoded by the coding sequence GTGAATAAAACAACGCGGGTTTATCTGGTGGGTGCCGGTCCCGGCGACAGCGGCCTGATCACGGTCAAAGGCAAGCGCTGCCTGCAACGCGCCGATGTGGTGCTCTACGACCGGCTGTGCAATCCGGCCCTGTTGGGCGATGTGTCCCCGGCAGCGGAACAGATCTACGTCGGCAAAAACATGGGCCATCACGCCCTGCCCCAGGAGCAGATCAATGCCCTGTTGGTGGAGAAAGCAGGTGAGGGCAAGGTGGTGGTGCGCCTCAAGGGCGGCGATCCGTTTGTGTTCGGCCGTGGCGGTGAGGAGATCGACACCCTGGCCGAGGCGGGCATTCCGTTTGAAGTGGTGCCGGGCGTCACCGCCGGGTTCGCCGCCGGAGCCTACGCGGGCATCCCTCTGACCCACCGCGACTTCACCACCAGCGTCACCCTGGTCACCGGCCACGTCAACACGCGCAAAAACGCCCAGCGCGATATCGACTGGCCCGCCCTCGGTCGCGGTCACGGCACCCTGGTGTTTTACATGGGGCTGACCAACATCGCCACCATCTGCGACGAGCTGATCCGCCATGGCCGCGCCGCCGACACGCCGATGGCCGTGGTCAGCCATGCCTCCACCCCACAGCAACGCACCCTCATCGCCACCCTGGCCGATGCACCACAACAGGTGGCCCAACAGGGCGTCACCAGCCCGGCGGTGATCTTGGTTGGCGACGTGGTGACACTGCATGAGCGCCTGGATTGGTTCCAGCGCCGCCTGACGCCGGAAGCAACATCAGCACAGCCACAACCCAAAGCGTCCGCCACCACGCCGCAGGATGACAGCGCACGCACCAACATCCTCATCTTTACCGGCAACGGCAAAGGCAAATCCACCGCCGCGTTCGGCATGGCGTTGCGCGCCGTCGGCCACGGCCAGCGGGTACGCATCCTCCAGTTCATGAAAAACGACCCCGATGTCGGCGAACTGGCGGCGCTGGAGCGCCTCGGCGTACCCCTGGAACAATGCGGTCTCGGCTTTGTGCCCAAGCCGGAGCATCCCCTGTACGCCGCACACCGTGACGCCGCCGAGCACGGGCTGGCCCGTGCCGAAGCCGCCATCTTCAGCGGCAATCACGACCTGATCATCCTCGACGAAGTGTGCGGCAGCGTAGCGCGGGGTCTGCTCGACGAACACAAGGTGGTCGATGTGCTGCGCCGCGCCCCGGCCCCGCTGACCCTGGTGCTCACCGGCCGCCATGCCGGGCCCGCCCTCATCGATCTGGCCGACACGGTCAGCGAGATTCAGCCCGTCAAGCATGCCTTTGAGCAAGGCATTCCGGCACGCAAGGGGGTGGAATTTTGA
- a CDS encoding cobyrinate a,c-diamide synthase, giving the protein MSGCPRLVIAGSHSGVGKSSLTLALVAALRQRGLTVQTFKVGPDYLDPGHLSRVSGRPCYNLDGWMCGRDYVSRLFAERSAAADIAIIEGVMGLYDGSSPTSLDGSTAQIADWLQAPVALVVNSHGMARSLAALVHGYVSFEPTITLAGVIANFCGSDSHATLLTQALQAASLPPLLGAVPRNALPALPSRHLGLVSATETPWNAALIQQLAAAAEQHLNLDQLLQQAHNAPSLPPLPPAPPVKVVANGTVRLAIARDAAFQFYYQDLFDALEQRGVQLVFFSPLVDAKLPADCNGLYLGGGYPEEHAEQLSCNHTMLTSIRDFCNSGRPVYAECGGLMYLSQGLQEEEKNWPFVGILPSWTRMRSRRQRLGYMEVTLQRSTLFGAAGTRLRGHEFHYSELCDDPLVNLDWEAVYQARTNRDGSLRVEGYSRGQVLVSYVHLHLASSTKALDNLVSML; this is encoded by the coding sequence TTGAGCGGCTGTCCACGCCTGGTGATCGCCGGCAGCCACAGCGGCGTTGGCAAATCGTCCCTGACTCTGGCGCTGGTGGCGGCGCTACGTCAACGCGGCCTCACGGTGCAGACCTTCAAGGTCGGGCCGGACTACCTCGACCCCGGCCACCTCAGCCGGGTATCGGGCCGCCCGTGCTACAACCTCGACGGCTGGATGTGCGGCCGCGACTACGTCAGCCGCCTGTTTGCCGAGCGCAGCGCCGCTGCCGACATCGCCATCATCGAAGGGGTGATGGGCCTCTACGATGGCAGCAGCCCGACCAGCCTCGACGGCAGCACCGCCCAGATCGCCGACTGGCTGCAAGCCCCCGTGGCCCTGGTGGTCAACAGCCACGGCATGGCCCGCAGCCTCGCCGCCCTGGTGCACGGCTACGTCAGCTTTGAGCCCACCATCACCCTGGCCGGAGTGATCGCCAACTTCTGCGGCTCCGACTCCCACGCCACCCTGCTCACCCAGGCATTGCAGGCCGCCAGCCTGCCACCACTGCTCGGTGCCGTACCGCGCAACGCCCTGCCCGCCCTGCCCAGCCGCCACCTCGGTCTGGTCTCCGCCACGGAAACCCCATGGAACGCTGCCCTCATCCAGCAACTCGCCGCAGCCGCCGAGCAGCACCTCAACCTCGACCAGCTGTTGCAACAGGCACACAACGCGCCATCACTGCCGCCGCTACCGCCAGCGCCCCCGGTCAAAGTTGTCGCAAATGGCACGGTGCGCCTGGCCATTGCCCGCGACGCCGCTTTTCAGTTTTACTATCAGGACCTGTTCGATGCTTTGGAACAACGCGGCGTGCAGTTGGTGTTTTTCTCTCCGCTAGTCGACGCAAAACTGCCCGCCGATTGTAACGGCCTCTACCTCGGCGGCGGCTACCCGGAAGAGCATGCCGAGCAGCTGTCATGCAATCACACCATGCTCACCAGCATCCGGGATTTCTGCAACAGTGGACGACCTGTGTATGCCGAATGTGGCGGATTGATGTATCTCAGTCAGGGTTTGCAGGAAGAAGAAAAAAACTGGCCATTTGTCGGCATCCTGCCAAGCTGGACCAGAATGCGCTCTCGGCGCCAGCGTCTCGGGTATATGGAGGTGACCTTGCAGCGGTCTACGTTGTTTGGTGCTGCTGGCACACGACTGCGTGGCCATGAGTTTCACTATTCAGAATTGTGTGATGATCCGTTGGTAAATCTGGACTGGGAAGCTGTTTATCAGGCACGCACCAATCGTGATGGGTCGCTGCGTGTTGAAGGGTATAGTCGGGGGCAGGTTTTAGTGAGCTATGTTCATTTGCATCTGGCCTCATCGACCAAGGCTTTAGACAATTTAGTTTCCATGTTGTAA